From the Mangifera indica cultivar Alphonso chromosome 10, CATAS_Mindica_2.1, whole genome shotgun sequence genome, one window contains:
- the LOC123227274 gene encoding iron-sulfur assembly protein IscA-like 2, mitochondrial isoform X1, whose product MSSRSLYQRLTPYFTSRIRQSHRLLSSNQPPSFDDIHMTDSCIKRMKELQATETSKEELMLRLGVETGGCSGFQYVFDLDHKTNPDDSNCRVFEREGIKLVVDNISYDFLRGATIDYVEELIRSAFVVSTNPSAVGGCSCKSSFMVKQ is encoded by the exons ATGTCGTCTAGATCCTTGTATCAACGGCTAACCCCATACTTTACGTCTCGAATTCGGCAAAGCCACCGGCTTCTCAGCTCCAATCAACCTCCTTCTTTTGATGATATTCACATGACTGATAGTTGCATCAAA AGAATGAAAGAATTACAAGCCACTGAAACATCTAAAGAGGAATTAATGCTTCGGTTGGGTGTAGAAACTGGTGGATGTTCTGGCTTCCAGTATGTTTTTGATTTGGATCACAAAACCAATCCAGATGACAG TAATTGCAGAGTTTTTGAGAGGGAAGGGATTAAATTGGTTGTTGATAATATTTCATATGATTTCTTAAGAGGGGCAACCATTGATTACGTTGAGGAGCTGATTCGTTCTGCATTTGTG GTGAGTACAAATCCAAGTGCAGTGGGTGGATGCAGTTGTAAAAGTTCATTTATGGTGAAACAGTAG
- the LOC123227274 gene encoding iron-sulfur assembly protein IscA-like 2, mitochondrial isoform X2, translated as MSSRSLYQRLTPYFTSRIRQSHRLLSSNQPPSFDDIHMTDSCIKRMKELQATETSKEELMLRLGVETGGCSGFQYVFDLDHKTNPDDRVFEREGIKLVVDNISYDFLRGATIDYVEELIRSAFVVSTNPSAVGGCSCKSSFMVKQ; from the exons ATGTCGTCTAGATCCTTGTATCAACGGCTAACCCCATACTTTACGTCTCGAATTCGGCAAAGCCACCGGCTTCTCAGCTCCAATCAACCTCCTTCTTTTGATGATATTCACATGACTGATAGTTGCATCAAA AGAATGAAAGAATTACAAGCCACTGAAACATCTAAAGAGGAATTAATGCTTCGGTTGGGTGTAGAAACTGGTGGATGTTCTGGCTTCCAGTATGTTTTTGATTTGGATCACAAAACCAATCCAGATGACAG AGTTTTTGAGAGGGAAGGGATTAAATTGGTTGTTGATAATATTTCATATGATTTCTTAAGAGGGGCAACCATTGATTACGTTGAGGAGCTGATTCGTTCTGCATTTGTG GTGAGTACAAATCCAAGTGCAGTGGGTGGATGCAGTTGTAAAAGTTCATTTATGGTGAAACAGTAG
- the LOC123227275 gene encoding cytochrome b-c1 complex subunit 9, mitochondrial-like, with the protein MDNTRKGSRGRLFEGLYRVIMRRNSIYVTFIIAGAFAGERAVDYGVRKIWEYNNVGKRYEDIPVLGQRQAEE; encoded by the exons ATGGATAATACAAGGAAAGGAAGTCGAGGACGCCTTTTCGAAGGTCTCTACAGAGTTATCATGCGCCGTAACTCTATCTACGTTACTTTTATCATCGCCGGTGCTTTTGCCGGGGAAagg GCTGTGGATTATGGTGTTCGTAAGATCTGGGAGTACAATAATGTTGGG AAACGGTATGAAGACATTCCTGTTCTGGGGCAAAGGCAAGCTGAAGAATAG
- the LOC123228189 gene encoding protein CIA1-like codes for MEFIDANYQLKEIQTLQGHTDRVWSLAWNPSTGRVGVPPLLASCSGDKTVRIWERNLSSRSWDCKEVLNGTHTRTVRSCAWSPSGKLLATASFDATTAIWENIGGDFECVSTLEGHENEVKSVAWNASGTLLATCSRDKSVWIWEVMPGNEFECVSVLLGHAQDVKMVQWHPAMDVLFSCSYDNTIKVWWAEDMDSDNWQCVQTIGEFNNGHSSTVWALSFNAEGDKMVSCGDDLTLKIWEADITRMQSGDGYAPWRHLCTLSGYHDRTIFSVHWSREGVIASGAADDAVQLFVESKDDLIDGPSYKMLLKKEKAHDMDVNSVQWSPGERPLLASTSDDGTIKVWELASVL; via the exons ATGGAGTTTATTGATGCTAATTACCAGTTGAAGGAGATTCAAACACTCCAAGGCCACACCGACCGAGTCTGGAGCCTTGCTTGGAATCCATCCACTGGACGCGTCGGTGTTCCTCCACTTCTCGCTTCTTGTAGCGGCGACAAGACCGTTAGAATCTGGGAGCGTAACCTCTCGTCTCGCTCTTGGGACTGCAAG GAAGTTTTGAACGGAACGCACACAAGAACTGTACGGTCGTGTGCTTGGTCTCCGTCGGGTAAATTGTTGGCAACTGCAAGTTTTGATGCCACCACTGCGATTTGGGAAAATATTGGGGGTGATTTCGAATGTGTCTCCACTTTAGAA GGTCATGAAAATGAAGTGAAAAGTGTGGCTTGGAATGCATCTGGGACGCTACTTGCCACTTGTAGTAGAGACAAATCGGTTTGGATTTGGGAAGTAATGCCAGGGAATGAATTCGAGTGTGTTTCAGTGTTGCTAGGACATGCACAAGATGTGAAAATGGTTCAATGGCATCCAGCGATGgatgttttgttttcttgtagCTATGATAACACTATCAAG GTTTGGTGGGCAGAGGACATGGACAGTGATAATTGGCAGTGTGTTCAAACTATAGGTGAATTTAACAA TGGTCATTCATCTACCGTTTGGGCTTTATCATTTAATGCTGAGGGAGACAAAATGGTTAGCTGCGG TGATGATCTCACCTTAAAGATATGGGAAGCTGACATTACAAGAATGCAGTCTGGTGATGGCTATGCACCTTG GAGACATCTTTGCACCCTCTCAGGTTATCACGATCGAACAATTTTTTCTGTTCACTGGTCAAG GGAAGGTGTTATTGCCAGTGGAGCTGCTGATGATGCTGTGCAATTGTTTGTGGAGAGCAAAGATGATTTG ATTGATGGACCTTCATACAAAATGCTGTTGAAGAAGGAAAAGGCCCATGACATGGATGTCAATTCAGTGCAGTGGAGCCCAGGG GAACGCCCTCTACTTGCCTCCACAAGTGATGACGGAACAATAAAGGTTTGGGAGCTGGCTAGTGTGTTGTGA
- the LOC123226718 gene encoding protein BIC1, which produces MNPTDSAATFVSRSNKTHQMLEEFEAEAEDNGRERLKRHIIEVAGHVWIPGIWGQEEMLKDWIDCTTFDACLVSAKIISARSALVQEGRKPNSPGLRIVNRC; this is translated from the coding sequence ATGAATCCGACTGATTCTGCTGCTACATTTGTATCACGATCCAACAAaactcatcaaatgcttgaagaatttgaagctGAAGCAGAAGATAATGGACGTGAGAGATTGAAGAGACATATAATTGAAGTGGCGGGTCATGTGTGGATACCTGGTATATGGGGTCAAGAGGAGATGTTAAAAGATTGGATTGATTGTACCACCTTTGATGCTTGTTTAGTTTCCGCTAAAATTATTTCAGCTCGTTCAGCTTTGGTTCAAGAGGGAAGAAAACCTAATTCTCCTGGATTAAGGATAGTAAACAGGTGTTAG